A portion of the Nomia melanderi isolate GNS246 chromosome 2, iyNomMela1, whole genome shotgun sequence genome contains these proteins:
- the LOC143174242 gene encoding uncharacterized protein LOC143174242 has product MEQGYIRVIGRLPRTTMSSMVSGVRMKPLTNENYDSWRIHAEALLIKDKLAAMDIIIHADMAAILLLYSLPSSYENFRCAIESCDELPSPDILKVKILEESEARYKSNVIDSPGAFAVDNRH; this is encoded by the exons ATGGAGCAAGGTTATATCAGAGTCATCGGCCGTTTACC ACGGACAACTATGTCTTCAATGGTGAGTGGCGTTCGTATGAAACCACTGACGAATGAGAATTATGACTCCTGGAGGATTCACGCAGAAGCCCTATTAATTAAAG ATAAGTTGGCTGCCATGGATATAATTATACATGCGGATATGGCTGCTATTCTTTTGTTATATAGTCTACCAAGTAGCTATGAAAACTTTAGGTGTGCAATAGAGTCTTGTGATGAGTTACCTAGCCCTGATATACTTAAAGTAAAAATCCTTGAAGAAAGCGAAGCCAGATACAAGTCTAATGTTATTGACTCTCCTGGAGCATTTGCAGTGGATAATAGACAC